In one Macaca nemestrina isolate mMacNem1 chromosome 2, mMacNem.hap1, whole genome shotgun sequence genomic region, the following are encoded:
- the LOC105470051 gene encoding transmembrane 4 L6 family member 18 isoform X1 codes for MLLKSPTGSKQGKMGSRKCGGCLSCLLIPLALWSIIVNILLYFPNGQTSYASSNKLTNYVWYFEGICFSGVMMLIVATVLLVLENNKNYKCCQSENCSKKYVTLLSIIFSSLGIAFSGYCLVISALGLIQGPYCRTLDGWEYAFEGTAGRFLTDSSIWIQCLEPAHVVEWNIILFSILITLSGLQVIICLIRVAMQLSKILCGSYSVIIQPGII; via the exons ATGCTCTTGAAATCTCCCACAGGTTCTAAGCAGGGCAAAATGGGGTCTCGGAAGTGTGGAGGCTGCTTAAGTTGTCTGCTGATTCCGCTTGCACTTTGGAGTATAATCGTGAACATATTATTGTATTTCCCGAATGGGCAAACTTCCTATGCATCCAGCAATAAACTCACCAACTACGTGTGGTATTTTGAAGGAATCTGTTTCTCAGGCGTCATG ATGCTTATAGTAGCAACAGTTCTTCTGGTACTGGagaataataaaaactataaatgttGCCAGAGTGAAAACTGCAGCAAAAAATATGTG ACACTGCTGTCGATTATCTTTTCTTCCCTTGGAATTGCTTTTTCTGGATACTGCCTGGTCATCTCTGCCTTGGGTCTGATCCAGGGGCCATATTGCCGCACCCTTGACGGCTGGGAGTATGCTTTTGAAGGCACTGCTGGACG TTTCCTTACAGATTCCAGCATATGGATTCAGTGCCTGGAACCTGCACATGTTGTGGAGTGgaacatcattttattttccattctcaTAACCCTCAGTGGGCTTCAAGTGATCATCTGCCTCATCAGAGTAGCCATGCAATTATCCAAGATACTGTGTGGAAGCTATTCAGTGATCATCCAG CCTGGAATCATTTGA
- the LOC105470051 gene encoding transmembrane 4 L6 family member 18 isoform X2, which yields MGSRKCGGCLSCLLIPLALWSIIVNILLYFPNGQTSYASSNKLTNYVWYFEGICFSGVMMLIVATVLLVLENNKNYKCCQSENCSKKYVTLLSIIFSSLGIAFSGYCLVISALGLIQGPYCRTLDGWEYAFEGTAGRFLTDSSIWIQCLEPAHVVEWNIILFSILITLSGLQVIICLIRVAMQLSKILCGSYSVIIQPGII from the exons ATGGGGTCTCGGAAGTGTGGAGGCTGCTTAAGTTGTCTGCTGATTCCGCTTGCACTTTGGAGTATAATCGTGAACATATTATTGTATTTCCCGAATGGGCAAACTTCCTATGCATCCAGCAATAAACTCACCAACTACGTGTGGTATTTTGAAGGAATCTGTTTCTCAGGCGTCATG ATGCTTATAGTAGCAACAGTTCTTCTGGTACTGGagaataataaaaactataaatgttGCCAGAGTGAAAACTGCAGCAAAAAATATGTG ACACTGCTGTCGATTATCTTTTCTTCCCTTGGAATTGCTTTTTCTGGATACTGCCTGGTCATCTCTGCCTTGGGTCTGATCCAGGGGCCATATTGCCGCACCCTTGACGGCTGGGAGTATGCTTTTGAAGGCACTGCTGGACG TTTCCTTACAGATTCCAGCATATGGATTCAGTGCCTGGAACCTGCACATGTTGTGGAGTGgaacatcattttattttccattctcaTAACCCTCAGTGGGCTTCAAGTGATCATCTGCCTCATCAGAGTAGCCATGCAATTATCCAAGATACTGTGTGGAAGCTATTCAGTGATCATCCAG CCTGGAATCATTTGA